A region from the Triticum aestivum cultivar Chinese Spring chromosome 3D, IWGSC CS RefSeq v2.1, whole genome shotgun sequence genome encodes:
- the LOC123073804 gene encoding uncharacterized protein, whose translation MQGFGGNVRPASSPCTLRGRRRAPSAAARTVAGIPYPTFVLVMVTLYGASTCNVFYRIALQTIRVAPGLYGLGMLVGGVLPCFLAYQSLGYLVYRFCYPGKLKSPLKKRKKDRKLESASPGAPMTRSAASPVSLFQRCV comes from the exons ATGCAGGGATTCGGCGGAAACGTCCGGCCCGCGTCCTCGCCGTGCACGTTACGCGGGCGGCGGAGGGCGCCGAGCGCAGCGGCAAGGACCGTCGCCGGTATCCCTTACCCGACGTTCGTCCTCGTCATGGTG ACACTATATGGCGCGTCGACGTGCAACGTCTTCTACCGCATTGCATTGCAGACGATCAGAGTCGCCCCAGGACTTTACGGCTTGGGAATGCTCGTTGGCGGGGTGCTCCCGTGTTTCCTAGCTTACCAAAGCTTAGGTTATTTGGTGTATCGTTTCTGCTATCCTGGAAAGTTGAAGTCTCCcctaaaaaagaggaaaaaagataGAAAGTTGGAGTCAGCTTCTCCGGGAGCACCGATGACGAGGTCGGCAGCCTCGCCGGTGTCCCTCTTTCAGCGGTGTGTGTGA